One segment of bacterium DNA contains the following:
- the glgA gene encoding glycogen synthase GlgA, which translates to MAKLKVVLVVSEAVPFAKTGGLADVAGSLPKALAKVGAKPALIMPYYKEVARGGFGEKRVGRLEVPVGANKITTNVYATVIPDTDIPAFFLGYDPYFYRDGLYQERGIDYPDNAERFTLLCRGALELMLAENMHPACINVHDWQTGLIPVYIKDHYAEEFAGTGTLLTIHNTGYQGNFDKKYFPITNVSWNRFGMDDMEFFGQFSFLKAGVVHADVINTVSDRYAEEIQTPEFGFVMDGVLRQRRADLHGVLNGIDYAIWNPKKDPHITANYRAENLKGKTLCKQMLEKENGFTFENKKALVGIVSRLADQKGFDILVDGIDSILQLPCRYVLLGTGDRKYHRLFEEVAKRHPKKFSAHLVFDDAMAHRIYAGSDMVLMPSRYEPCGLGQMIAMAYGTVPVVRGTGGLADTVIDADYNKREGVGFAFGPYTGRAMVEALERALVAYGRPRRWRNIIRHGMAKDFSWERSARAYMKLYRMAKKKKIGLKKKPQR; encoded by the coding sequence ATGGCTAAGTTAAAAGTAGTCCTGGTCGTTTCGGAGGCCGTGCCGTTCGCGAAAACCGGCGGTTTGGCCGACGTCGCCGGCTCCCTCCCCAAAGCGTTGGCGAAGGTGGGCGCTAAACCGGCGCTCATTATGCCGTACTACAAAGAGGTGGCCCGCGGCGGATTCGGTGAGAAGAGGGTGGGCCGTTTAGAAGTGCCGGTGGGCGCCAATAAGATAACGACTAACGTCTACGCGACGGTCATACCGGATACGGACATACCGGCGTTCTTTTTAGGGTACGACCCCTATTTCTACCGGGACGGCTTGTACCAGGAACGGGGGATCGACTACCCCGACAACGCGGAGCGTTTCACGCTGTTATGCCGCGGCGCGCTGGAACTTATGCTCGCCGAGAATATGCATCCGGCTTGTATAAACGTGCACGATTGGCAGACGGGCTTGATTCCGGTGTATATCAAGGACCACTACGCCGAGGAATTCGCCGGCACCGGTACGTTGTTAACGATACATAATACCGGGTATCAGGGTAATTTCGATAAAAAATATTTTCCCATCACCAACGTCAGCTGGAACCGGTTCGGAATGGACGACATGGAATTCTTCGGGCAATTCTCGTTCCTCAAGGCCGGGGTCGTACACGCCGACGTTATCAACACCGTCAGCGACCGTTACGCCGAAGAGATCCAAACACCCGAATTCGGCTTCGTTATGGACGGCGTCCTTCGCCAGCGCCGTGCGGACCTGCACGGCGTATTGAACGGCATAGATTACGCGATTTGGAATCCGAAAAAGGACCCCCATATAACCGCTAATTACCGCGCCGAAAACCTCAAGGGCAAAACCCTGTGTAAGCAGATGCTGGAGAAAGAGAACGGTTTCACCTTCGAGAATAAAAAGGCGCTCGTCGGTATCGTTTCACGCCTCGCCGACCAAAAGGGTTTCGATATCCTGGTAGACGGCATCGATAGTATATTACAGCTGCCGTGCCGCTACGTCTTGCTGGGGACCGGCGACCGGAAATACCACCGCCTATTCGAAGAAGTAGCCAAACGACATCCTAAAAAATTCTCGGCGCACTTGGTATTCGACGACGCGATGGCGCACCGCATATACGCCGGCTCGGATATGGTATTGATGCCTTCGCGTTACGAGCCGTGCGGTTTGGGCCAGATGATCGCGATGGCTTACGGTACCGTACCCGTAGTTAGGGGTACGGGGGGGTTAGCGGATACGGTAATAGACGCGGACTATAATAAACGGGAGGGCGTAGGCTTCGCGTTCGGGCCGTATACGGGCCGCGCTATGGTGGAAGCGTTGGAACGGGCGTTGGTGGCGTACGGCCGGCCCAGACGATGGCGTAACATAATACGGCACGGGATGGCCAAAGACTTCTCTTGGGAGCGGTCGGCGCGGGCGTATATGAAACTTTACCGTATGGCGAAGAAGAAGAAGATAGGGCTTAAGAAGAAGCCGCAACGTTAA
- a CDS encoding HU family DNA-binding protein, producing the protein MTKADLARSIAKKHNLTQKEAVSVVDAVLETITDALAHGEKVELRGFGSFAVKNRPARTARNPKTGESVYVAPKVTPAFKTSKALKKLLDEGRNEEETTPGWRP; encoded by the coding sequence ATGACTAAAGCGGATTTGGCGCGTTCTATAGCGAAAAAACATAACTTAACGCAAAAAGAGGCCGTAAGCGTCGTCGACGCCGTCCTCGAGACGATTACGGACGCGTTGGCTCACGGCGAGAAAGTCGAACTGCGCGGGTTCGGTTCTTTCGCCGTGAAGAACCGGCCCGCACGTACGGCGCGAAACCCTAAAACGGGCGAAAGCGTTTACGTAGCGCCCAAAGTTACGCCGGCCTTTAAAACTTCGAAAGCCTTGAAGAAATTGCTCGACGAAGGCCGTAATGAAGAGGAAACCACGCCCGGATGGCGCCCGTAA
- a CDS encoding DUF4349 domain-containing protein: MRKLAVVLSSFALVLAVGCAKKAEKAPVSSEKEFYEEGVASEAAPPAPAEDLKRKSSDGGTLTTSTDVPGTERATDVGDASAGVPEANAADIAGELKLIKTADITCEVDDVDKGFEEVYAVAAAEKALVVGTNRAVAEEGYVFGSVTLKVHPSKYDETVRALRGIGRLVSESSTTEDVTQEYVDVQARLENAEATRGRYLEILAKRTGTVPDVLEVEREIERVTENIERFKGQIRYFDSQIGLSTITIHLEEPHAAVPTGYSFGKAVKDAFRIAIRICIFLVQAVIVLLPFIILLIISVLIIRLVIWIIQRRRRKAKQAAIDA; this comes from the coding sequence GTGCGTAAATTAGCCGTAGTATTGTCGAGTTTCGCACTCGTTCTGGCAGTCGGCTGTGCCAAGAAAGCCGAAAAAGCCCCCGTTTCCAGCGAGAAAGAATTTTACGAAGAGGGAGTTGCCTCCGAGGCCGCGCCCCCTGCGCCCGCGGAAGACTTGAAGCGCAAAAGCAGCGACGGCGGTACGCTTACCACATCTACCGACGTGCCCGGAACGGAACGGGCGACCGACGTAGGCGACGCTTCGGCCGGCGTACCGGAAGCCAACGCCGCGGACATCGCGGGCGAATTAAAACTCATTAAAACCGCCGACATTACGTGCGAGGTCGACGACGTAGATAAGGGGTTCGAAGAAGTATACGCCGTAGCCGCGGCCGAGAAAGCGCTCGTCGTCGGGACCAACCGCGCCGTGGCCGAAGAAGGGTACGTCTTCGGCTCGGTGACGTTAAAGGTGCACCCGTCGAAGTACGACGAAACGGTGAGGGCTTTGCGGGGAATAGGACGGCTGGTATCGGAGAGTAGCACCACCGAAGACGTCACGCAGGAGTACGTAGACGTCCAGGCACGCCTCGAAAACGCGGAAGCTACGCGCGGCCGCTACCTCGAGATCCTGGCGAAGCGCACCGGGACCGTACCCGACGTCCTGGAAGTGGAGCGGGAGATAGAACGCGTAACCGAAAATATCGAGCGTTTCAAAGGCCAAATCCGCTACTTCGACTCCCAAATAGGGTTGTCGACCATAACAATCCACCTCGAAGAACCGCACGCCGCTGTTCCTACCGGCTACAGCTTCGGCAAAGCCGTTAAAGACGCTTTCCGCATAGCCATCCGGATTTGTATCTTCCTGGTCCAGGCCGTCATCGTGTTGCTGCCGTTTATAATATTACTAATAATATCGGTATTGATAATACGGCTCGTCATTTGGATAATACAACGCCGGAGGCGTAAGGCTAAACAAGCGGCCATAGACGCTTAA